A genomic window from Fusarium falciforme chromosome 2, complete sequence includes:
- a CDS encoding F-box domain-containing protein, translating into MLSCALCGRWLKKSDKPTWMREYRAIYVSGVNLCEAKLSGVGRFGGSGRKYLPAESHRRYDDADFNENGDSPLRVWGFVFHAACWEIITILFQPDVQLIFSLCFSMPIHGEAILDWGHDYGGIVVGIPDDENPPMLTYIARPSIPGYGRDPYTMYPIQRLFNSANIPNHMLIDIPARGSPINPDGDVFRRLPNELLQAILVELPREYVGSLRQASPIFASLHLSESFWASRFWRGHEFHHIFETLRSRPDSWEKLYLALRYMEPRLADRKRIWSLALELESLQNQVSGTVCKGARLLTAFDTSKNGRIKKNEHTRDWRKLDWNTAGINLCTEYELFYVGCRPWFARILRFRSRLHVSHLWVSFVRMSGRSFVSGFRFVKPNGKINSLGYIHPDQEVKICFSNGRHESPYTISGWQLAAERQGFRAVAVLTADGAMSCWAGEPDDVPRWRLRGLGKRISAVKAEFDALKLVSLSRNIPGSESIVDGRFNPEEYAWKPDIPPDHIFLSHPDDPVSNGVIPYPLEAIMFGGPRGELLSQLTEIAIHKSSRCMYRIEFLYTDPSKNMFIGDADYEFHTYDTPKRSIMIDVPGGERIVDAKMRNEGQRDDALLLQTNRGREFLLGDPSCRPFERWDSLAPGSLVIGLFHIDTTPIVRIGVMSINPETNGNQSEAKEAHEGD; encoded by the exons ATGTTGTCCTGCGCTCTTTGCGGCAGATGGCTCAAGAAGTCCGACAAGCCCACATGGATGAGGGAATACAGGGCTA TCTATGTGTCGGGTGTCAACCTTTGCGAAGCCAAGCTTTCCGGCGTTGGCAGGTTCGGGGGCTCTGGTAGAAAATACTTACCGGCAGAATCCCATAGGCGCTACGACGATGCGGACTTCAACGAGAAT GGCGACTCACCTCTTCGGGTCTGGGGGTTCGTCTTCCATGCGGCTTGCTGGGAGATCATCACGATCCTCTTCCAGCCTGATGTTCAACTCATCTTTTCGCTGTGCTTCTCCATGCCGATCCACGGCGAAGCGATCCTTGACTGGGGCCATGACTATGGAGGAATCGTTGTCGGAATACCTGACGACGAGAACCCTCCCATGCTGACCTACATAGCACGCCCCTCTATTCCAGGTTACGGCAGGGATCCCTACACGATGTATCCCATCCAGAGACTGTTCAATTCGGCCAACATTCCGAACCACATGCTCATCGACATCCCGGCCCGGGGCAGTCCAATCAACCCGGATGGAGATGTGTTTCGCCGTCTACCAAATGAGCTCCTGCAAGCTATCCTCGTCGAGCTTCCTCGTGAATATGTCGGAAGCCTACGGCAAGCGTCCCCCATCTTTGCCAGCTTACATCTGTCAGAATCCTTTTGGGCCTCTAGGTTCTGGCGAGGACACGAGTTCCACCACATCTTCGAAACCTTGCGATCCCGCCCCGACTCCTGGGAGAAGCTCTACCTGGCACTGCGATATATGGAGCCGCGCCTGGCCGACCGGAAGCGCATTTGGAGTCTGGCTTTGGAGCTGGAGAGTCTGCAGAACCAGGTGTCTGGCACAGTCTGTAAAGGGGCTCGTCTTCTGACAGCTTTCGACACATCGAAAAATGGCCGGATAAAGAAGAATGAGCATACACGCGATTGGAGAAAACTCGATTGGAACACTGCTGGTATCAACCTCTGCACAGAGTATGAGCTATTCTATGTGGGATGCAGGCCTTGGTTTGCTCGGATTCTTCGTTTCCGATCACGTCTCCACGTTAGCCACCTCTGGGTGTCGTTTGTCCGCATGAGCGGCCGTTCCTTTGTCTCAGGCTTCCGGTTCGTCAAGCCAAATGGGAAAATCAACAGTCTGGGCTACATCCACCCCGACCAAGAGGTCAAGATTTGCTTTTCGAATGGTCGACATGAATCCCCATACACCATCTCGGGGTGGCAGTTGGCCGCGGAAAGACAAGGATTCAGAGCCGTTGCTGTGCTGACTGCCGACGGTGCCATGTCCTGCTGGGCAGGTGAGCCGGACGACGTCCCCAGATGGCGCTTGAGAGGACTAGGAAAACGGATATCAGCCGTCAAGGCGGAATTTGAT GCACTCAAGCTCGTCTCTCTGAGCAGAAACATCCCGGGGAGTGAGAGCATCGTTGACGGACGTTTTAATCCCGAGGAATATGCCTGGAAGCCCGACATACCACCCGACCATATTTTTCTCAGCCACCCGGATGATCCTGTCAGCAATGGCGTAATACCATATCCCTTGGAAGCCATTATGTTTGGTGGCCCACGCGGAGAACTCCTCTCCCAGCTGACCGAGATTGCCATCCATAAGAGCAGTCGATGCATGTACCGCATCGAGTTTCTATACACGGACCCGTCAAAGAACATGTTCATTGGGGATGCGGATTACGAGTTTCACACGTATGACACTCCCAAGCGCTCAATAATGATCGATGTGCCTGGCGGAGAGAGGATAGTGGACGCGAAGATGAGAAATGAAGGCCAGCGGGACGATGCCCTACTG CTTCAAACAAACCGCGGACGGGAGTTCCTGTTGGGCGACCCGAGCTGTCGGCCATTTGAGCGGTGGGATTCACTTGCTCCTGGTTCCCTCGTCATCGGCCTTTTCCACATAGAC ACAACGCCTATTGTTCGTATAGGAGTCATGTCCATCAACCCCGAAACCAACGGCAACCAGAGTGAAGCCAAGGAAGCCCATGAAGGGGACTGA
- a CDS encoding DAO domain-containing protein — MERFDVAVVGLGALGSAAAYHASLKGAKVIGFEQFEFGHVRGASSDTSRIVRTSYGEPEYVALARSAYKDWADLERRTGQELLTITGGIIFFPPNTGHKMFSVEGYTKSLDLNGVPYELLSAQEVNKRWPQFKVPENVQAVYTADSGIAHASKSVSAMQFLARQHGAVLKERTPVDRVTPDGAGTGVVIETPKGKFYAKKVILATDAWTNKLLKPLKAEIPLDVMQEQVTYFRPKDSDLRNFEQDKFPVWIWGGLPSFYGFPSYGEPTIKAARDTSYNRMTPEERTYIPSPELSKELQDFMSNTIPGKGEPMRTVTCQYTITPDRQFIISPLEKHKDVIVALGAAHGFKFAPAIGRAAAELAIDGKSTNDLSLFGVPKVAAPSSKL; from the coding sequence ATGGAACGGTTCGATGTAGCTGTTGTCGGCCTGGGTGCTCTTGGAAGTGCGGCGGCATACCACGCTTCTCTGAAGGGCGCCAAGGTCATCGGTTTCGAGCAATTCGAGTTTGGCCACGTTCGCGGAGCTTCCAGTGATACTTCTCGTATCGTCAGAACTTCATACGGAGAGCCCGAGTACGTGGCACTCGCTCGATCGGCTTACAAGGACTGGGCCGACCTGGAGCGAAGAACTGGCCAGGAGCTGTTGACCATCACTGGCGGCATCATCTTCTTTCCCCCAAACACTGGCCACAAGATGTTCTCTGTCGAGGGATACACAAAGAGTCTCGACCTTAACGGGGTTCCTTATGAGCTTCTCTCTGCTCAAGAAGTGAACAAGCGGTGGCCTCAGTTCAAAGTCCCTGAAAACGTCCAGGCTGTCTACACTGCCGACTCTGGTATTGCCCACGCCTCAAAATCAGTCTCGGCTATGCAGTTTCTGGCTCGCCAACACGGCGCCGTTCTCAAGGAGAGGACTCCAGTCGACCGTGTCACACCTGATGGCGCTGGCACCGGTGTTGTTATTGAGACGCCGAAGGGTAAATTCTATGCCAAGAAGGTCATCCTCGCAACTGATGCCTGGACGAACAAGCTTCTGAAGCCCCTTAAGGCCGAGATTCCTCTTGATGTTATGCAGGAGCAGGTGACCTACTTCAGACCAAAGGATTCAGATCTACGAAACTTTGAGCAAGACAAGTTCCCTGTTTGGATCTGGGGCGGCCTTCCCAGCTTCTACGGCTTCCCCAGCTATGGCGAGCCAACAATCAAGGCTGCCCGGGATACCTCATACAACCGCATGACCCCCGAGGAACGAACCTACATCCCCTCACCAGAACTGTCAAAGGAGCTCCAAGACTTTATGAGCAACACAATACCTGGCAAGGGTGAGCCCATGCGAACGGTGACCTGCCAGTACACCATCACACCGGACCGCCAGTTTATCATCAGCCCGTTGGAGAAGCACAAGGATGTCATTGTGGCCTTGGGTGCTGCGCATGGATTTAAGTTTGCACCTGCGATTGGtcgtgctgctgctgagctggCGATTGATGGAAAGTCTACCAATGActtgtctctctttggtGTTCCCAAGGTAGCTGCACCTAGCAGCAAGCTGTAG